The DNA window TATGTGGACGAGGGCCAGGTGGTCACCTCGGCCGGCACCGCCGCCGGGATCGACGCCTGCCTGCACATCGTCCGCCAGGAGCAGGGCAGCGAGGTGGCCCGGGCCATCGCCCGCCGGATGGTGGTCGCCCCGCACCGGGACGGCGGCCAGGCCCAGTATGTGGAGCGGCCGCTGCCCGAGGCGGAGGGCGACTCGCTGGCCGGGCTGCTGGACTGGATGCGCCACCATCTCGACCAGGAGGCCACGGTGGACCGGCTCGCGGCGCGCGCCCATATGTCGCCGCGCACCTTCGCCCGGCGCTTCCAGCAGGAGACCGGTACCACCCCGCACCGCTGGCTGGTCGGCCAGCGGCTGCTCCAGGCCCAGCGGATGCTGGAGTCCACCGACGAGACGGTGGACGCCATCGCCTCCGCCACCGGATTCGGCAACGCGGCGGCGCTGCGGCACCACTTCGGGAAGTGGCTGAGCACCACGCCGCTGGCCTACCGGCGGACCTTCCGGGGGCCGTCCCCGGTGGACTGAGGGCTCAGGCCAGATGCGCGGTGTCGTTGAAGCAGACCGGCCGCAGCCGCCCGTCCCGCAGTCGCCACTCGCTCACCGAGGCGTTGCGCAGCGGCCCCTCCGCCCGGTGCACCGCGAGCAGTGCGGACTCGTCCAGCTCCTCCAGGATGTGACGCAGCATCAGCACCACCGCGTCATGGCAGACCAGCAGCACCCGCCGCCCGGCCTCCCGCTCGGCCAGGTCGGCCAGCAGGCTGTGCAGCCGCAGCGCCACATCGGCCCAGGACTCGCCGCCCGGCGGCCGGTAGTAGAGCTCGCCGAGCCTGCGCCGCCGGGCCGCCTCCGCCGGGTGCCGGGCGTCGATCGCGGCGGCGGTGAGCATCTCCAGGACGCCCAGCTCCCGGTCGCGCAGCCGCTCGTCGTACCGCACCGGCAGCCCGCCGCTCGACGTGCTGCCCGGCCCGTCGCCCGGCGCGCTGCCCGGCGCGCTGCCCGGCCCGCTGCCCGAGGTGCTGCCCAGCTCGGCGAGGATCTCCCCGGCGGTCTGCCGGGCCCGCTCGTACGGGGAGCACCAGACGCTCTGCGGCCGCTGCCCGGCCGGCAGCGCGGCCATCCTGCGGCCGAGCGCGGCGGCCTGCCGCCGGCCGAGCGGGGTGAGCGGGATGTCGGCGTCCCGGCTGGTGATGGCCACCTCGGTGGCACCGGCCGCCTCGGCGGCGGCGAATGCCGCGTTGGCGGTGGACTCGCCGTGCCGTACGGCGACCAGCGCGGCCGGCAGCCGCCCCTCGTACCCCATCGCTGCCCCCTCCGAGCGTG is part of the Peterkaempfera bronchialis genome and encodes:
- a CDS encoding helix-turn-helix domain-containing protein, whose translation is MLKDVVVVVLEEAHPFELGVACEVFGLDRSEQGLPVYDFAVASDRPGPIRTHAGFTIDVPHGPERLASADLVISVASHRREGYPPELLLGLRQAVERGARVLSICSGAYLLGAAGLLDGRRCTTHWRHVDDLAARFPLATLEPDVLYVDEGQVVTSAGTAAGIDACLHIVRQEQGSEVARAIARRMVVAPHRDGGQAQYVERPLPEAEGDSLAGLLDWMRHHLDQEATVDRLAARAHMSPRTFARRFQQETGTTPHRWLVGQRLLQAQRMLESTDETVDAIASATGFGNAAALRHHFGKWLSTTPLAYRRTFRGPSPVD
- a CDS encoding histidine phosphatase family protein → MGYEGRLPAALVAVRHGESTANAAFAAAEAAGATEVAITSRDADIPLTPLGRRQAAALGRRMAALPAGQRPQSVWCSPYERARQTAGEILAELGSTSGSGPGSAPGSAPGDGPGSTSSGGLPVRYDERLRDRELGVLEMLTAAAIDARHPAEAARRRRLGELYYRPPGGESWADVALRLHSLLADLAEREAGRRVLLVCHDAVVLMLRHILEELDESALLAVHRAEGPLRNASVSEWRLRDGRLRPVCFNDTAHLA